Proteins from one Xenopus tropicalis strain Nigerian chromosome 1, UCB_Xtro_10.0, whole genome shotgun sequence genomic window:
- the slc46a2 gene encoding thymic stromal cotransporter homolog isoform X2, producing the protein MSRTWIEPVVAGAQIASSFYDTGLLLVVKSHYNQSSLSSNSTSDDEEQNAISNFYLIHNLILALTPILSAYILANIGDKKSRKVPICVPLLGYFVSRMFLLFVILFNWPIEVMFGSAALNGLTGFFTTYWAGVLAVASLGSSESKRSVRIIIIELVYGVAGFVGSLVSGHIFKNFDIANQKGSVLVILSLCFYAFSLIYSLFIFKIPRIEETGPGNTESTETSTLLMKNPTETSTANGVTMTSSSKVFLVLLFLSAILYNAAVGGAVDVLPFFIIKEPLSWGAVEVGYANAAGYLIFVTSFLGVYFFSKRLTDFVMIGIGILSFSAGIFIMGFVQWTFLFYVGKVFVVLQLLLSITHVVTLISFTKLYQASLKWFHGLCFILASIIALLSLIPIRIAAYMHQSRTTIMSSATHTIS; encoded by the exons ATGTCGAGAACCTGGATTGAACCAGTGGTGGCTGGGGCCCAGATAGCCAGCTCATTTTATGACACTGGGCTGCTTTTAGTGGTGAAGAGCCACTACAACCAATCATCTTTATCTTCGAACAGCACCAGTGATGATGAAGAGCAGAATGCCATCTCTAACTTTTACCTAATCCACAATTTGATCTTGGCACTGACCCCAATTCTTTCTGCCTATATACTGGCCAACATAGGTGATAAAAAGAGCAGAAAGGTCCCGATATGTGTGCCGCTACTTGGCTACTTTGTATCACGGATGTTTCTTCTCTTTGTGATTCTATTTAATTGGCCCATAGAGGTCATGTTTGGCTCTGCTGCTCTGAATGGCTTGACTGGATTTTTTACCACATACTGGGCTGGAGTTTTGGCAGTTGCGTCTCTGGGCTCTTCTGAGAGCAAAAGATCAGTTCGAATTATTATCATTGAACTGGTCTATGGAGTGGCTGGTTTTGTAGGCAGTTTGGTATCTGGCCATATATTCAAGAATTTTGATATTGCAAACCAGAAAGGTTCTGTCCTGGTAATCCTCAGTCTTTGTTTTTATGCCTTCTCCCTTATTTatagtctttttatttttaaaatcccTAGAATTGAAGAAACTGGGCCTGGCAACACAGAATCAACAGAAACATCCACACTGCTAATGAAAAATCCAACTGAGACATCAACAGCAAATGGTGTAACCATGACTTCTTCTTCTAAGGTCTTCCTTGTTTTACTCTTCCTTAGTGCCATCTTGTATAATGCAGCAGTAGGTGGTGCTGTGGATGTGCTTCCCTTCTTTATCATTAAAGAACCCCTAAGCTGGGGTGCCGTAGAAGTTGGTTATGCTAACGCCGCTGGCTACCTAATATTTGTAACAAGCTTTTTGGGAGTATATTTTTTCTCCAAACGTTTAACGGATTTTGTCATGATTGGCATTGGCATTTTGTCCTTCAGTGCTGGTATATTCATCATGGGATTTGTACAATGGACCTTCTTGTTTTATGTTG GTAAAGTCTTTGTTGTGCTGCAGCTTTTATTATCTATCACACATGTGGTAACTTTAATTTCATTCACCAAGCTTTACCAAGCCTCACTGAAATGGTTCCATGGACTCTGCTTTATCCTGGCAAGCATAATTGCTCTGCTCAGCCTCATTCCCATCAG AATTGCAGCGTATATGCATCAGTCAAGGACTACCATTATGAGCAGTGCAACACATACAATTTCCTAG
- the slc46a2 gene encoding thymic stromal cotransporter homolog isoform X1 has translation MSRTWIEPVVAGAQIASSFYDTGLLLVVKSHYNQSSLSSNSTSDDEEQNAISNFYLIHNLILALTPILSAYILANIGDKKSRKVPICVPLLGYFVSRMFLLFVILFNWPIEVMFGSAALNGLTGFFTTYWAGVLAVASLGSSESKRSVRIIIIELVYGVAGFVGSLVSGHIFKNFDIANQKGSVLVILSLCFYAFSLIYSLFIFKIPRIEETGPGNTESTETSTLLMKNPTETSTANGVTMTSSSKVFLVLLFLSAILYNAAVGGAVDVLPFFIIKEPLSWGAVEVGYANAAGYLIFVTSFLGVYFFSKRLTDFVMIGIGILSFSAGIFIMGFVQWTFLFYVARVVMMFSLIPLPTIRSVISKHVQGSSYGKVFVVLQLLLSITHVVTLISFTKLYQASLKWFHGLCFILASIIALLSLIPIRIAAYMHQSRTTIMSSATHTIS, from the exons ATGTCGAGAACCTGGATTGAACCAGTGGTGGCTGGGGCCCAGATAGCCAGCTCATTTTATGACACTGGGCTGCTTTTAGTGGTGAAGAGCCACTACAACCAATCATCTTTATCTTCGAACAGCACCAGTGATGATGAAGAGCAGAATGCCATCTCTAACTTTTACCTAATCCACAATTTGATCTTGGCACTGACCCCAATTCTTTCTGCCTATATACTGGCCAACATAGGTGATAAAAAGAGCAGAAAGGTCCCGATATGTGTGCCGCTACTTGGCTACTTTGTATCACGGATGTTTCTTCTCTTTGTGATTCTATTTAATTGGCCCATAGAGGTCATGTTTGGCTCTGCTGCTCTGAATGGCTTGACTGGATTTTTTACCACATACTGGGCTGGAGTTTTGGCAGTTGCGTCTCTGGGCTCTTCTGAGAGCAAAAGATCAGTTCGAATTATTATCATTGAACTGGTCTATGGAGTGGCTGGTTTTGTAGGCAGTTTGGTATCTGGCCATATATTCAAGAATTTTGATATTGCAAACCAGAAAGGTTCTGTCCTGGTAATCCTCAGTCTTTGTTTTTATGCCTTCTCCCTTATTTatagtctttttatttttaaaatcccTAGAATTGAAGAAACTGGGCCTGGCAACACAGAATCAACAGAAACATCCACACTGCTAATGAAAAATCCAACTGAGACATCAACAGCAAATGGTGTAACCATGACTTCTTCTTCTAAGGTCTTCCTTGTTTTACTCTTCCTTAGTGCCATCTTGTATAATGCAGCAGTAGGTGGTGCTGTGGATGTGCTTCCCTTCTTTATCATTAAAGAACCCCTAAGCTGGGGTGCCGTAGAAGTTGGTTATGCTAACGCCGCTGGCTACCTAATATTTGTAACAAGCTTTTTGGGAGTATATTTTTTCTCCAAACGTTTAACGGATTTTGTCATGATTGGCATTGGCATTTTGTCCTTCAGTGCTGGTATATTCATCATGGGATTTGTACAATGGACCTTCTTGTTTTATGTTG cTCGAGTTGTGATGATGTTTTCATTGATACCACTGCCAACGATTAGATCTGTAATATCCAAACATGTACAAGGATCATCCTATG GTAAAGTCTTTGTTGTGCTGCAGCTTTTATTATCTATCACACATGTGGTAACTTTAATTTCATTCACCAAGCTTTACCAAGCCTCACTGAAATGGTTCCATGGACTCTGCTTTATCCTGGCAAGCATAATTGCTCTGCTCAGCCTCATTCCCATCAG AATTGCAGCGTATATGCATCAGTCAAGGACTACCATTATGAGCAGTGCAACACATACAATTTCCTAG
- the palm2 gene encoding A-kinase anchoring protein 2 isoform 3 (akap2) (isoform 3 (akap2) is encoded by transcript variant 3; The RefSeq protein has 1 substitution compared to this genomic sequence): MEVEVPVSEHKGIILINQDDSADDQSVFLAAVANQNGLKNRHESIDSDVAKEIQYLDDVLEANCCDTSTDNTLNGSPSPELCTTVGDSSSYVCVTASSASIVTEVIAEEPKQTPLVEITEPSEVLDPIKINGHSQSENKDELVDGYTYPASPNSSNSSRRSSKDGEILPKVIKKEAKFELRTFHEEKKPSKLFDDFNEKEHIRVRKIRPSEEVQELEKERLELIKSQAMKKNPGITTKWWNPPQEKTIEEQLDLDQLESHLKYKERKQKQQHQGGSPPAVKVHHFPPILSEPTAVKKEDIVTEQIDFLAARKQFLNMENTNQPNFKIPPKRSVSANLFTVKPFYKSSEASKSYSCITVTNSSVPCVQSVQDETPFVKAERVNCISEDQSVINQRLMAEVSAEPSADIDLQNEKVSKRSAEEFVCATANFTVLKDDDNDLSDRFGKSVSVSFLPEEQDSGLDDLSVKSQDTTVMETLSNDFSMDNISDSGASNETMSVQHDYSLGDLSQPQTPVNDTVTEYTLEEGSKSDQGFYSPSSMLHDIDDHLDPLDYHAGILVQNVIQQALAEKAGFKDCTHSDNLDKSHFLDDSEHLTEKSEILSYSSPPVSPRRDHTEVFEPPQVSSPVQETKPLTIPKTFESEDFQPKQDNPLPPKSLSLTEQNSTEENKQESYFSKYSQAAELRSTASILATQETEISVGPFKLRSKKQKTLSMIEEEIRAAQEREQELKKQRERQSFQSQHSPSNKSAPVLPTRTVSYKTAPGKIEKLRNPSSPRGESFPVQPDLLLEEEAGSQRPKNLMETLMDDYEAHKTKRRDRMDDSSVLDAVRVNRRKSALALKWEAGIYANREDDE, from the exons ATGGAGGTCGAAGTTCCTGTATCAGAGCACAAAGGAATCATACTAATAAACCAAGACGATTCAGCAGATGATCAGTCTGTTTTCCTTGCTGCTGTTGCAAACCAGAACGGACTTAAGAACAGACATGAGTCAATTGACAGTGATGTTGCTAAAGAGATCCAGTATTTAGATGATGTTTTGGAAGCAAATTGTTGTGATACTTCTACTGATAATACTTTAAATGGATCACCATCTCCTGAACTTTGCACAACAGTTGGGGACTCCAGTTCATATGTTTGTGTTACAGCTTCCTCTGCTTCCATTGTAACAGAAGTGATAGCAGAAGAACCCAAACAAACTCCTCTGGTAGAAATCACAGAGCCCAGTGAAGTTTTAGATcctattaaaatcaatgggcattCTCAAAGTGAAAATAAAGATGAACTTGTTGATGGGTATACATATCCAGCAAGTCCAAATTCCTCTAACAGTTCAAGGAGGTCATCCAAGGATGGAGAAATTTTACCAAAAGTTATTAAAAAAGAGGCAAAATTTGAGTTGCGTACATTCCATGAAGAAAAAAAGCCATCAAAATTATTTGACGATTTCAATGAAAAAGAACACATTAGGGTGAGAAAAATCAGACCATCAGAAGAGGTGCAGGAGTTGGAAAAGGAAAGACTTGAACTTATTAAAAGTCAAGCCATGAAAAAGAACCCTGGTATAACAACAAAGTGGTGGAATCCCCCACAAGAAAAGACAATAGAGGAACAGTTAGATTTAGATCAGTTAGAATCACATCTGAAATACAAAGAGCGTAAACAAAAGCAGCAGCATCAAGGAGGTTCGCCTCCAGCAGTAAAAGTTCATCATTTTCCCCCTATACTTTCAGAACCTACTGCTGTTAAAAAGGAAGACATTGTCACAGAGCAAATTGACTTTTTAGCTGCAAGAAAACAATTTTTGAACATGGAGAATACAAATCAGCCCAACTTCAAGATCCCACCAAAGAGATCAGTTAGTGCAAACCTTTTTACTGTAAAGCCTTTTTATAAATCAAGTGAGGCCAGCAAATCTTATTCATGTATTACAGTGACAAATTCATCAGTACCATGTGTTCAGAGTGTCCAAGACGAAACACCATTTGTAAAAGCTGAGAGAGTTAACTGTATTTCTGAGGATCAATCAGTAATTAATCAGAGACTTATGGCAGAAGTTTCTGCTGAGCCTTCAGCTGACATAGACTTGCAAAATGAAAAAGTATCCAAGAGATCTGCAGAGGAATTTGTATGTGCTACAGCAAACTTTACTGTTTTAAAGGACGATGATAACGACCTATCAGACCGTTTTGGCAAATCTGTCTCTGTATCCTTTCTACCTGAAGAGCAGGACTCTGGTTTGGATGACCTGTCTGTAAAGTCTCAGGATACTACAGTTATGGAAACACTTTCAAATGACTTTAGTATGGACAATATCAGCGACAGTGGAGCGTCTAACGAAACCATGAGTGTTCAACATGATTATTCCCTTGGTGACTTATCTCAGCCCCAAACACCAGTTAATGACACTGTAACTGAATACACACTGGAAGAAGGCTCTAAGTCTGATCAAGGATTTTATTCACCATCTTCCATGCTGCATGATATTGATGATCATTTAGATCCATTAGATTATCATGCAGGTATTTTGGTTCAGAATGTAATTCAGCAAGCATTAGCAGAGAAAGCTGGGTTCAAAGACTGTACACACTCTGACAATTTAGACAAGAGTCATTTTCTTGATGACAGTGAGCATTTAACAGAGAAAAGTGAGATTCTCAGTTATTCCTCACCACCAGTTAGCCCAAGAAGAGATCACACTGAAGTATTTGAGCCTCCACAGGTTTCCTCTCCAGTGCAAAAAACAAAGCCTCTAACAATACCAAAGACCTTTGAGTCTGAAGACTTTCAGCCAAAGCAAGACAATCCTTTACCTCCAAAAAGTCTTTCACTCACTGAGCAAAATTCTACTGAAGAAAATAAGCAAGAAAGCTACTTCAGTAAGTACTCCCAAGCTGCTGAGTTGAGAAGCACTGCTTCAATACTGGCAACACAGGAGACAGAGATTTCAGTTGGCCCATTTAAACTAAGGTCAAAGAAGCAAAAAACATTATCAATGATTGAAGAAGAGATCAGAGCTGCTCAGGAGCGAGAGCAAGAGTTGAAGAAACAGAGAGAAAGGCAGAGCTTTCAAAGTCAGCATAGCCCATCCAACAAGAGTGCACCTGTTCTGCCAACTCGAACTGTCTCCTACAAAACTGCACCTG GAAAAATAGAAAAACTTAGGAATCCATCTTCACCCAGGGGAGAATCTTTTCCAGTGCAACCCGACCTTTTATTAGAAGAAGAAGCTGGGTCCCAGCGTCCTAAAAATCTAATGGAGACACTGATGGATGATTATGAAGCTCACAAAACCAAAAGACGAGACCGAATGGATGATTCCAGT GTACTTGATGCAGTGAGAGTGAATCGCAGAAAGAGTGCGCTTGCTCTAAAATGGGAAGCAGGAATATATGCCAACCGAGAAGATGATGAATAA